A genomic segment from Lineus longissimus chromosome 15, tnLinLong1.2, whole genome shotgun sequence encodes:
- the LOC135499872 gene encoding golgin subfamily A member 6-like protein 25, which produces MSLSVTNTSMSRRLFQKMADNIKPCQPGQARSGQLGPANTCMTDESRTFTTMRTRLEQTKKERHQRIDEEKKDFAERLSEKEREHDDEIARRCEEFQAYQAEKDGEVRKAGINIVGLGQKLTNSKLELENERQRISEAEKRYEAGEGTIKKLRDQMKANREKYDMTLGTMEEKLKKCLEVGRVQNGQANGVGDGEMERLATDKERLADEVKVLRKRCESKIKKLGDAEDRLAHKKRRKEDCLKERKSEYDHILSNMQEKCDREVNVMRERKEEEKEALRNELHRQNDLNCNKSDEQIRLLVEGHKEVVRHHGQEMVALRSTLQAEKEKMKVDIEEMERKWKEERGRLEDLLQREKDNREQQRDEYEDFKKLLREEKIREIEFVKVKCVQEKEGLNKEHSEILAQKGKKMLSLAEGHREEMGAKAAEYEQETSKLKDEMAALRQTFDKDRAGQDKSLTDLITKHRKSEKDLETYYKEKEEKLRDEVESLKVQLSEKINEIELLQCQVTLQS; this is translated from the exons ATGAG CCTTTCCGTAACCAATACGTCAATGAGCAGAAGACTATTTCAAAAGATGGCAGACAATATAAAGCCCTGTCAGCCAGGTCAGGCCAGGTCAGGTCAGTTGGGGCCTGCCAATACATGTATGACGGATGAATCGAGGACATTTACAACCATGAGGACGCGCTTGGAACAGACGAAAAAAGAACGCCACCAGAGGATTGACGAGGAAAAGAAGGATTTTGCTGAACGTTTGTCGGAAAAAGAACGGgaacatgatgatgaaatcGCCAGGCGTTGCGAAGAGTTTCAGGCGTACCAGGCTGAGAAGGATGGCGAGGTACGTAAGGCGGGGATAAATATCGTAGGCTTGGGGCAGAAGCTGACCAATTCAAAGCTAGAGCTGGAGAACGAAAGGCAAAGGATATCAGAGGCTGAGAAGCGTTATGAGGCAGGCGAAGGAACCATTAAGAAATTACGGGATCAGATGAAAGCAAATCGGGAGAAATATGATATGACGTTGGGAACAATGgaggaaaaattgaaaaaatgtttGGAGGTGGGTCGAGTTCAGAATGGACAAGCGAATGGTGTAGGAGATGGTGAGATGGAGAGATTGGCTACTGATAAGGAAAGGCTTGCTGATGAGGTTAAGGTGTTGAGAAAAAGGTGTGAGAGTAAGATCAAGAAGCTGGGTGATGCGGAAGATCGACTGGCGCATAAGAAGAGGAGAAAAGAGGACTGTCTGAAGGAGCGGAAATCTGAGTATGATCATATCTTATCCAACATGCAGGAGAAGTGCGACAGAGAGGTAAATGTCATGAGAGAGCGTAAGGAGGAGGAGAAGGAAGCCTTGAGAAATGAGTTACATAGGCAGAATGATCTGAACTGCAACAAGTCGGATGAGCAGATCCGACTCCTGGTGGAGGGGCACAAGGAGGTGGTGAGACACCATGGACAAGAGATGGTAGCACTGAGGTCCACACTCCAGGCAGAGAAGGAGAAGATGAAGGTGGATATTGAAGAGATGGAGAGGAAGTGGAAAGAAGAGCGTGGACGACTCGAGGACTTGCTCCAGAGGGAAAAGGACAATCGGGAACAACAGCGGGATGAATATGAAGATTTCAAGAAGTTGCTTCGGGAGGAAAAGATCAGGGAGATAGAGTTTGTCAAGGTCAAGTGTGTACAGGAGAAAGAAGGGCTCAATAAAGAACATTCTGAGATCCTTGCGCAGAAAGGGAAGAAAATGCTAAGTCTGGCGGAAGGACATCGGGAGGAAATGGGTGCGAAGGCTGCAGAGTATGAACAGGAAACGTCGAAATTGAAAGATGAAATGGCGGCATTACGACAGACATTCGATAAGGATCGTGCCGGACAGGATAAGTCATTGACAGACTTGATTACAAAACATCGTAAATCGGAGAA